A genomic segment from Aegilops tauschii subsp. strangulata cultivar AL8/78 chromosome 1, Aet v6.0, whole genome shotgun sequence encodes:
- the LOC141039145 gene encoding uncharacterized protein gives MGLWNYGRKGKHDREAGSSSGRRRGSVKEEPASPSPPRRAPAPPAFSIAPTAAGERDRHYIEAAVCRRYWETRTPLPWSDVHLPNNWHLSADRAPIPPVPLSDRARRQEIQRRRCLLPDDLL, from the coding sequence ATGGGGCTATGGAACTACGGCCGCAAAGGCAAGCACGACCGTGAGGCTGGCTCCTCGTCGGGACGCCGCCGCGGCTCTGTGAAGGAGGAGCCCGCATCGCCATCGCCACCGCGTCGggcccccgcgccgcccgcgttCTCCATCGCGCCAACGGCCGCCGGCGAGCGCGACCGGCATTACATCGAGGCGGCCGTATGCCGCCGTTATTGGGAGACGAGGACGCCACTACCCTGGAGCGACGTCCACCTCCCCAACAACTGGCACCTGTCGGCCGACCGCGCGCCGATCCCGCCGGTCCCACTGAGCGACCGTGCGCGCCGCCAGGAGATCcagcgccgccgctgcctccttCCGGACGACCTCTTGTAG